TAGGgtttacctgttttgaaatatactGCTTTATGTCATCTTCGGTGGCCTGAGACTTTTCTGATTTCACTACAAATGCAACAGGAACTTCTCCCGCATCCTCATCTTTCAAtctgaaattgaaattatttcCCATGTGAGATTCATACTCTAGGGTTAAGAAACAGGTTAGCATTAGAGTGGTAGCTAGGGTGCTGGTCTCTGGCACTTACCCTACTACAGCAGCATCGGATATCTCTGGATGGGCTATTAACAAAGCTTCGAGTTCAGCAGGAGCAACCTGAAACCCTTTATACTTGATCAATTCCTTCAATCTGTCAACGATGAAaagctcatcatcatcatcaatgtaGCCGATATCGCCTGTGTGCAGCCATCCTTCTTTGTCTATTGTTCTTGAGGTTGCCTCAGGGTCATTAAGATATCCTGGACATGTACAAAAGTCCACACAGCTTTtcagaattatatatatgtatatatttaaaaaaattaatcaatataagATTAAGACTCAATTATCTGATTTTTATATGGGGAGACTTTCTCTTACCTTTCATGATCTGATCACCCCGGATGCAGATCTCACCAGGCTGGTTCCTCGGTAGAGAGGCCCCTGTTTCTGGGTCAACAATCTTCATCTCTGCATTCCTGACTACAGTCCCACATGCACCTGGTTTTATGTCGAATGGTTCCTTGGCAAATGCCAAGCACATTGCTAGAACAGGTCCTGCCTCGGTCATTCCATATCCCTGTtacatcaaatcaaatcaaatcattgaTTAGCCTTGCTCTGATAtgcatattttctattttaacattaaaatcttGGATGCATAAAAGCACAATTCATGCATGCAAGACACGGGAATGATCCAAAACACAAGTGCATCAGAACTTAGCTGGAAAACTCCCATCCTTTAGTCCATAGCCTATGAAATTAATGTTGATTATACACAGGAGGAGGAGGTGATCTGTTAAAAATTAGATATGTGATATTGATTACATTAATTTCATGGTGAGATAGACCCTTCAACCCcctaagtattaaaaaaaaaactatcttctTATAAATAAGCTAATGGTAGAAATTTTATCGTTATGTTTGTATTACGGTGGAGAGTGCTTTTGTATTAGgtcttttaattgaaatatattaaactaatttttttttaggtttattttttatattattatattaaaatcatttaaaaaatcaatttaataccgTAAAACACAAAGTGAaacgtaaaaataaacacatccTTAAAAGGCTAAGAATATAACCTATTTTTCAGGTTTTAAAACTTGTAAGCACTGAGTAGGACACAGCTACGGCGCTCCTAAagtttaatggaaaaataaaccGACAAGGTCTGTCTAAATTCCATTGAAATGGTACACATTTATTAACTTTAATGAAGAAAGAGACACTAATTAATGTCGATTCAAGAGTAATAAATTCGGTTCCTGTATGCTATAACAGAGCCGGCCCATCAGCTTTGTGCAGCTCAGATACAGGGCAGAGACATGGAGTCCATGGCTCCATATCTGAGATAGGAGATGGTGGACctacttcaataaaaaaaatctatgatcATGTCTTatagatttctttttattggtttcCAGCCCCTTTTCGCAAATGGATTTTCTTTGATCACTAATTTGGAGGAGTATATTAGCGTACTTTCTGTCGTcccagaagaaaagaaatatttccGGTCATATGGTAAACGCTAAATTATTGAAGAACAGATTTTACCAAGCATTAAATTAGGAGAATATACGTTTAAAACCAGATAAAAACATGCCCCCCTTTCTAAGGATTGTAGTTTTCAGTTGATCAAACAAGAATGGGGAAAATGATAGAGATAAAcgaacaaataaaatttaaaaaactgtaGATATGATGTAAGAAAAATGAAGGGGGCATGCATACCTGACCAAGTCTAGCCTGAGGAAACTTAGCTCTAACAGTATCTTCAAGTTCCTTGCCCAATGGAGCCCCTCCAGATTTTATCATCCTCAAAGAAGACAAGTCATGCTTGTCAAGATCAGGTGACTTAGCAATTGACATCATCACAGGTGGAACAACCGGTGCTATAGATACCTTGTACTTCTCAATCAATCCCAGTAAAGAACCAATCTCAAACTTTGGCATTATCAAAATCGAGGCACCGACTCTCAGCCCGCAGAGCATTATTGAATTCAGAGCATAGATATGGAACATAGGCAGCACACACAGAATCACATCTTCACTGTGAAAATACAGGTTAGGATTGTCTCCATCTACCTGTTGAGCAACACTGGTTATTAGCCCTTTGTGCGTTAACATGACCCCTTTTGGCAACCCTGTAGTCCCTGATGAATAAGGCAATGCTACGACATCATCGGGACTAATGTCGACCTGAGGCGCTTCATTTTCGTCTGCCTGTGTTAGCTCTGAAAAGTGCAAGCACCCATCCGGGGCAGAGTCCACGCACATGACCTTAACATCACTTTCTCGGGCAAAATCTTTAACCTTCTCGTAGTAACAAGCCTGTGTTATCAGAAGCTTTGCTCTCGAGGCCTTGGCATGTTTTGCTAGCTCTGCAGGGGTGGAGAAAGGATTGGCAGCAGTGATAATGGCACCTCTGTGTGAAGCGCCTAGGAAAGCAAGCACGAATTCAGGTGAACTTGGTAGGAAGAGCATGATCACGTCACCTTGTTGAATACCAATCTTGTTAAGACCAGAAGCAACTCTTCTTGCTGTGAGCTCAACGTCAGCATAGGTGTAGACATCTCCATTCGCCCCATTTATCAGGCAAGGTTTTGATGAATGGTTAGACAAGTTTTCAAGAACGTATGAATGCAGGGGAAGGTTTTTCGGGATGTAGATGTCTGGTAATTTTGAGCGAAAGATGAATTCTTCTTGTGGATTCATTATGGCGTCCATTGCGGGCTAAAGATGCAGAGGGAGAGATGGTGAGTTTTAGGTGCTCTCTGTTTTTCAATGGTAGGAGACCTGAGAAAGCAGAGTGCAGAGCATTCCTGCTGATATAGAATTGGCTGGCAGGGAGGACGGGGGTTGGTGAAAGGACAAATTGGGTATTATGGAGTTGTTGGGGGGGTAATTTAGGGAAAACATTGATTGAAAAATCAGTTGCGTTTGGTGAAGAATCTGTGGAGTTGGGTTGGTGAGATTAGGGATTTTAATGGCGGGGAACGGTGGTGGGTTCCCATTTGGGTTGGTTGTGAAAGTGGCCTTTTGACTTGAGAGGGGTGGCTTGTCCTCCACCTGTCTTTTCACAGACCACCAATCCATTATATTTTATGCACTAATTTATTTGTCAGCACCTGTGTCTCTCCTCTCACCTACTGCCTAAGatacacaaataaattttattactagTGTTtagacatatattttaaaaattaggaagtgctttattagaaaaaaaataataattaattttaatagttaTCTTGGCGATAATAATAGCTGTTAAATCTAGTTAGACAACCCGTGAATTAActtgataatttaataatttaattttttttttaattttagtttttctaattatgttgtgatttgaaaaatcaTCATGCCCCAAGTCTAGTAGTCATTTGACTTGTTTATAAtagaaatttgataaaaacttTCTCTTTATATCATATAagatgttaatttaattaatatgataataacaGTAAAATCTAGCTCAATTATACGAGTTTATAAGagaaaattgagatttttagaGGTTAGTCATGTTATATTTCTCTTTACATTAgataagatattaatttaattagatattttgtGACCTAATTAACTTgtttaaatccaataaaaaattaatttaattatcaaaatactatcattttaattaacaataattgATTAGCCAACCCATAAATTAACCTAATAATTTGATAatctaaatcttttttaattttagttttcaaattGAGTTGTGATTCGAAAAACCATCATGCCCCAAACCGTGTGGTCATTTGACAACTGGTCACCTCACTTTgacctttttaatttattttacaaaattaaagagaataattaattatattattcattttttatatatatatatatgtatgtatgtatgtatatgtatgtatgtgtatgtatgtatgtatatgaaaTTTTCCCGTCATCATGAGAAATCACACCAACAAAAACTAGTGCTGGACAAATCTCAATCACAACTACCCCTATTAACCTTCATCATAGCCATGGTCCTCATGCAtgcatatacatatacatatatatatatatatataaacggaGGAGTGACCTAACTTCTCTTTGCTTTGTGTTCATGCCACCGTCATTAAAGGATCAGGGATGATCCCGTACGACCAATTCTACAGCAAAATCGAGAGGAAGCAAAACTTTCCGATGGATGCAGAATCTTGTCCAAGTCGATGGGCGTCGGAGGAATTTGACCTGAGTTGGAGTTGGTGGAGCTTAAAGGGAATGCTTCTTTAAATAATCGAATCAAATCACACGAAAGCTCGAGAGAGGAACTTGTTGGGTCTAAGTCAAAGAGGAGAAATCCTCTTAATCTTTTTATCCATTCTCAACACcgcttgtttcttttcttttcttgtcatataaacaacaaaaacattggGTGTTTTGAATGACGTTAATCATTGTTCAACATTGGATGAACATGAGCGgtgtcattaatatttttttcacttttattccttgacctttttttcatttgcttctTTTGGTTGCAAAATTACCTCCCAATTGCTTCAAATTTATTGGCTaggaatagaataaaaataaaggatggGACCGATATAGAAAAGATGCTGAAAATGAGTGATGTATTTaaagttgttaaaaatacacTTCAATCCCCTAATCTATAAAGTTAGACTTTTTCGCCcccttatatttttctaaatttaattttgatatataatttcatttctgttatttttaaatCCCTGGTTTTTTAAGAGGAGAGAAATATTTACCGAAATCCGATGTAGAAAGAGAATCATTGTTTTTGCATATTCCGACTACCAAATTGATTGATATTAATGTCTACaagttttttttgatgaaatgagTTCAATAGTGGTTgttttaaatcttaatattatctaaataaaatagatcaTGTTCAAGGAAAACAAATCTAACTTATTTTGGTTTCATGTTTTAGGGGcttttttggagttttttaggtttttatttaattggtttctaggtgttttgagtttttatgaggttttttttttttttttttttttacttaaaatgagttgagaaaaaaatattttgagggaATAATACCCTTGCCTCGATTTTCTAGCAAGCACTGTGGTGGTTGGAtcctaaacaaacaaacaacatgTTTTTTGCTTCAACAAGCAATGTGTTAcctgatatttatttattttttaatcaaagggTGGAGGTCCGcccctttaaaaataaaaataaaaattagtttttccaTAAGCCCAAGCATGTTGGGTTATCAGGCTAGTgcatttgggtttttttgttggGCTTTGTTTtgcaattctttttattttttatttaggtgCAACATAAATTCGGTTGAGCTACTAGCGCGAATCACTAATTTCATGGGTTGTAGCACAAcatttaggaatttttttaatgcattcccccctaaattaaaaaaaaaaaatgcaatttggCCATTtgttatcattgattttttttttatttaacttcaaatgaaaaaaatgcattttaattttttttatcacttagCTTAGAAAACTATGCCTAATTGGGATCATGTTTTGATCTagattctaaattttatttgttcattAAAGTCGATTACGATgtaatatgatatatttttaaagttttggcttaagtttttttatacctcttttatttgcttttagATTGAATCTAGTTTGTGGTCAACTAAGAATCAATGAAGGTTCGACCAGGAATAGaataaatgaaggaaaaagaaatataattaaccAGTTAGGTTAACTCATTATCATCATGTTTATTATTCAGGTCGTATATTTCACGTATGATCTTAGGTTAATATAATTTGTCGTTgtctttacattttattttttcagttgtTTTTCTCCTCTGATTAAGTCCTTGACAattctttgttttcttatataaattaGTTAGATAATACTAGAATGAGGAAACCACATCACCATTTGAGTAAggcaaatgattttttatttgcctGTTTACTTGAACAAGTAACTCTAACTTTCATTTTCCATTTATTAACAATTAAGATAgtcaattaatttattctaatatattggtcaagtttttaattatcatttcacatacaataaaaattaatattatttatgtgaCCTGCACTTTGTCACAAGCCGAAAACCTAGTCTAAACAAGAAAATTCTCacctacaatttttttttccaccactatcacatgtgaattttttttttttctaagtcgaTAGGCCCGTCTTAGAAATTTGACCCGACATAGAGTTGGTGGAGCTTAACGGAAATGCATCTTTAAATAATCGAATCAAATTATACAAGTTCAAAGCTCAAAATAGAATCTTGTTCCGTCTCTTCTGTCTCGGTCAATGAAGAGAAATCCAAGGAACAAgtaacaaccaaaaaaaacaagaacatgtAGAACAATctccttaaaaataaatctgaacCTGTAAAATAATTAAGCTTGGCATTAGCATAATCATCCAAAACCAGGTAGTTTCCTTGTCTCTTCCTTATCACCTAAACTCAAATTAGTTCAAATTACAAATCATGTACTCTTGTCCAACTTTTAATTGCaatatagttataaaacttgGTCTCGGTGACCTGCAGCCCGCTGACTTAGAGTTTTCATTTCGAATCgagtttttatttatcaaaataatatcattttattttgataaataaaaaagatttatattCACCAAATCCTGCTCTTATAACCATGTCATGCaggaaaatataatattcaGCTACTAAATGAGTGGAGGCACAATTAAAAACATGTATACAATAAGTGGTAATCATACATCTAAGAGCAATACATGCAACGGTCATAGTTCCTCAGGGAACTTCGATACAAGTTCTAGGCATAATTGTAGCCACAACATTACTTATCGTTCCACACAATTATTCACAACATAATATAATTGATTTAGCGCAATGCAGGTAGGCAAATTGCATTTCTCTGCATGTTAATCTCGTCAAATGCAAAGAAATTGTCCTGCTTACAGACTGGTGATGGATAACAAGGCCGAATACAACGAAAAGGAGGTGCTGTTGGGCTGAAACAGGTGTTTAGAACTTCAACCTTAATGCAGCCAGAAGCCTTTTTCTCTCATCCCGAATGCTCCTcaatctccttttcttctccatcACAGAATCATAAACATTACTGGGGTCTTCTGTTTCAAGAGAATTCTCCATGAGTTTCACATACAGATTTCCTAGACTGACCTGTTCCTCTTCCTTGCCTTCATCTTGTCCTCCTCGTCCCTCTACTAGCTTACCTTTCTCAGCTActtccttctccttctttttaTTCACTCTGGACATGGCAGTTTCCTGCACTCTGTAGCAAGAAATGATGGAGTGAAGAGAACCCTactgaaacaaa
This genomic interval from Populus alba chromosome 1, ASM523922v2, whole genome shotgun sequence contains the following:
- the LOC118053957 gene encoding 4-coumarate--CoA ligase 1 produces the protein MDAIMNPQEEFIFRSKLPDIYIPKNLPLHSYVLENLSNHSSKPCLINGANGDVYTYADVELTARRVASGLNKIGIQQGDVIMLFLPSSPEFVLAFLGASHRGAIITAANPFSTPAELAKHAKASRAKLLITQACYYEKVKDFARESDVKVMCVDSAPDGCLHFSELTQADENEAPQVDISPDDVVALPYSSGTTGLPKGVMLTHKGLITSVAQQVDGDNPNLYFHSEDVILCVLPMFHIYALNSIMLCGLRVGASILIMPKFEIGSLLGLIEKYKVSIAPVVPPVMMSIAKSPDLDKHDLSSLRMIKSGGAPLGKELEDTVRAKFPQARLGQGYGMTEAGPVLAMCLAFAKEPFDIKPGACGTVVRNAEMKIVDPETGASLPRNQPGEICIRGDQIMKGYLNDPEATSRTIDKEGWLHTGDIGYIDDDDELFIVDRLKELIKYKGFQVAPAELEALLIAHPEISDAAVVGLKDEDAGEVPVAFVVKSEKSQATEDDIKQYISKQVIFYKRIKRVFFIEAIPKAPSGKILRKNLKEKLAGI